A single region of the Drosophila miranda strain MSH22 chromosome 2, D.miranda_PacBio2.1, whole genome shotgun sequence genome encodes:
- the LOC108155470 gene encoding kinesin-like protein KIF19 isoform X2: MAASAGAGSWSGSSGGSNSSQGRAIATAQTAQDERLVVAVRVRPSLEAAERCIDVISGGSLLYDDGSKNRPRQYSYDHVFRENDTQEQVYKTTTAPLVRDVLSGFNAAVFAYGATGSGKTHTMLGPVPRKKPATSDRAPPTAASGCEADVSSQDIGLMVRAIEDIFAHIESVEEEGACKVSISYLEIYNELIRDLLNPGGPLELREDNRGQRITVAGLSEITTSSRKEVVGLLMKGNKARTMEPTAANQTSSRSHALLSITVQTRTPLGTKQGRLFLTDLAGSERAKKTKNRGKRLQEGAHINRSLLALGNCINALSGGARYVNYRDSKLTRLLKEALSGRCKTVMIAHVAPESKHRDETKNTLVYADRANSITTKLQNSVYIDEFKDFPTKHYQSLVSELRDEVSRLRTKMLTDRPRSGKAAAAMATTTATAMATTASIQQPPVEVEVEEPDDQRKTELRYLREQIVLTFKQQMKLRRKLLEAESHLLGLELDAERQHMIISHWQGRIGKLYDAMGEDDVESEGSVALKNAWGELAAIEKENRRYKEIRERTEQELEQCRQKGVKLEDELPERISSDEERELLALLCRVHELEADKVSLQAERLARQAELRRRDLQLLRAERQRRLCEDIISSQRRLIEEGNVDLPDELRELYGLYQQEIHAGVVTPSTSSYEKKLPPIYTAGSDSPGSSSSSEWSPASPLPPIEIQADPVDRVMGPPVNPRLPRLATGTAGGPRRSSLRMARNTHTRPHP; encoded by the exons ATGGCAGCCAGTGCGGGAGCTGGCAGTTGGTCGGGCAGTAGTGGAGGAAGCAATTCCTCCCAAGGACGAGCCATTGCAACGGCGCAAACCGCGCAGGATGAGCGTCTAGTG GTGGCAGTTCGAGTACGTCCCAGTTTGGAGGCCGCTGAGCGCTGCATCGACGTGATCTCCGGTGGATCGCTGTTGTACGATGATGGCAGCAAGAATCGTCCGCGGCAATACTCCTACGACCATGTGTTCCGGGAGAACGATACACAGGAGCAGGTGTACAAGACGACCACGGCGCCGCTGGTGCGAGATGTGCTCAGCGGCTTCAATGCGGCCGTGTTCGCCTACGGAGCCACCGGATCCGGCAAGACGCACACCATGCTCGGCCCTGTGCCGCGCAAGAAGCCAGCGACGAGTGACCGTGCCCCGCCCACTGCTGCCTCCGGGTGCGAGGCGGATGTGAGCAGCCAGGACATCGGGCTGATGGTGCGCGCTATCGAGGACATCTTTGCGCACATCGAGTCcgtggaggaggagggggCTTGCAAGGTCTCCATCTCGTATCTAGAGATCTACAACGAGCTCATCCGCGATCTGCTCAATCCGGGAGGACCGCTGGAGCTGCGCGAAGATAATCGCGGACAGCGGATCACGGTGGCCGGTCTATCGGAGATCACCACGTCCAGTCGCAAGGAGGTGGTGGGCCTTCTGATGAAGGGTAACAAGGCCCGGACCATGGAGCCAACGGCCGCCAACCAGACTTCCTCCCGCAGCCACGCCCTGCTCAGTATCACGGTTCAGACGCGCACTCCGCTGGGCACCAAGCAGGGGCGTCTCTTCCTCACCGATCTGGCTGGCTCAGAGCGGGCCAAGAAGACCAAGAACCGGGGCAAGCGACTCCAGGAGGGGGCCCACATCAACCGCAGCCTCCTGGCGCTGGGGAACTGCATCAACGCCCTGTCCGGCGGGGCCCGCTACGTCAACTATCGCGACTCCAAGCTGACACGCCTGCTCAAGGAGGCCCTGAGCGGCCGCTGCAAGACAGTCATGATCGCCCACGTGGCGCCCGAGAGCAAGCACCGCGACGAGACGAAGAACACCCTCGTGTATGCGGATCGCGCCAACAGCATTACCACCAAACTGCAGAACTCTGTGTACATTGACGAGTTCAAGGACTTCCCCACCAAGCACTACCAGAGCCTGGTCTCAGAGCTCCGCGACGAAGTCTCCCGCCTGCGCACCAAAATGCTCACCGATAGGCCACGCAGCGGAAAAGCAGCGGCTGCAATGGCAACAACAACGGCAACGGCGATGGCGACGACAGCCAGCATCCAGCAACCGCCAGTCGAGGTCGAGGTCGAGGAGCCGGACGATCAAAGGAAGACGGAGCTGCGGTACTTGCGGGAGCAGATTGTGCTTACCTTTAAGCAGCAAATGAAGCTACGCCGCAAGCTCCTAGAGGCCGAGAGTCACCTCCTGGGCCTAGAGCTGGATGCCGAACGCCAGCACATGATCATCTCCCACTGGCAGGGACGCATTGGCAAGCTCTACGATGCAATGGGCGAGGATG ATGTCGAATCCGAGGGTTCGGTGGCCCTGAAGAATGCCTGGGGCGAGCTGGCGGCAATTGAGAAGGAGAACAGACGCTACAAGGAGATACGAGAGCGCACCGAGCAGGAACTGGAGCAGTGTCGCCAAAAGGGCGTCAAGCTGGAGGAC GAGCTGCCGGAACGCATCAGCAGCGACGAGGAGCGGGAGCTGCTGGCCCTGCTCTGTCGCGTCCACGAGCTGGAGGCGGACAAAGTGTCCCTGCAGGCGGAGAGACTGGCCCGCCAGGCGGAGCTGCGACGACGTGACCTTCAGTTGCTCCGGGCCGAGAGGCAGCGGCGCCTGTGCGAGGACATCATCAGTTCACAGAGGCGGCTCATCGAGGAGGGAAACGTGGATCTGCCGGACGAGCTGCGAGAGCTCTACGGCCTCTATCAGCAGGAAATCCATGCGGGCGTCGTCACGCCTAGCACCAGCAGCTACGAGAAGAAGCTGCCGCCCATCTACACAGCGGG ATCCGATTCTCCAGGCTCCAGCTCTAGCTCGGAGTGGTCTCCTGCCTCTCCTTTGCCGCCCATTGAGATTCAAGCTGATCCTGTCGATCGCGTTATGGGCCCACCTGTTAATCCACGTCTGCCGCGACTCGCCACTGGAACTGCAGGCGGCCCTCGACGTTCATCTCTGAGAATGGCCAGGAATACACATACGCGGCCGCATCCGTAG
- the LOC108155470 gene encoding kinesin-like protein KIF19 isoform X1 yields MVLLVPIPGSRQVISQARRHVSIKGHSTTDHHQLDMAASAGAGSWSGSSGGSNSSQGRAIATAQTAQDERLVVAVRVRPSLEAAERCIDVISGGSLLYDDGSKNRPRQYSYDHVFRENDTQEQVYKTTTAPLVRDVLSGFNAAVFAYGATGSGKTHTMLGPVPRKKPATSDRAPPTAASGCEADVSSQDIGLMVRAIEDIFAHIESVEEEGACKVSISYLEIYNELIRDLLNPGGPLELREDNRGQRITVAGLSEITTSSRKEVVGLLMKGNKARTMEPTAANQTSSRSHALLSITVQTRTPLGTKQGRLFLTDLAGSERAKKTKNRGKRLQEGAHINRSLLALGNCINALSGGARYVNYRDSKLTRLLKEALSGRCKTVMIAHVAPESKHRDETKNTLVYADRANSITTKLQNSVYIDEFKDFPTKHYQSLVSELRDEVSRLRTKMLTDRPRSGKAAAAMATTTATAMATTASIQQPPVEVEVEEPDDQRKTELRYLREQIVLTFKQQMKLRRKLLEAESHLLGLELDAERQHMIISHWQGRIGKLYDAMGEDDVESEGSVALKNAWGELAAIEKENRRYKEIRERTEQELEQCRQKGVKLEDELPERISSDEERELLALLCRVHELEADKVSLQAERLARQAELRRRDLQLLRAERQRRLCEDIISSQRRLIEEGNVDLPDELRELYGLYQQEIHAGVVTPSTSSYEKKLPPIYTAGSDSPGSSSSSEWSPASPLPPIEIQADPVDRVMGPPVNPRLPRLATGTAGGPRRSSLRMARNTHTRPHP; encoded by the exons ATGGTTTTGTTGGTTCCCATCCCCGGCAGCCGGCAGGTCATCAGCCAGGCCAGGCGGCACGTGTCCATCAAAGGACATTCGACCACTGACCACCATCAATTGGACATGGCAGCCAGTGCGGGAGCTGGCAGTTGGTCGGGCAGTAGTGGAGGAAGCAATTCCTCCCAAGGACGAGCCATTGCAACGGCGCAAACCGCGCAGGATGAGCGTCTAGTG GTGGCAGTTCGAGTACGTCCCAGTTTGGAGGCCGCTGAGCGCTGCATCGACGTGATCTCCGGTGGATCGCTGTTGTACGATGATGGCAGCAAGAATCGTCCGCGGCAATACTCCTACGACCATGTGTTCCGGGAGAACGATACACAGGAGCAGGTGTACAAGACGACCACGGCGCCGCTGGTGCGAGATGTGCTCAGCGGCTTCAATGCGGCCGTGTTCGCCTACGGAGCCACCGGATCCGGCAAGACGCACACCATGCTCGGCCCTGTGCCGCGCAAGAAGCCAGCGACGAGTGACCGTGCCCCGCCCACTGCTGCCTCCGGGTGCGAGGCGGATGTGAGCAGCCAGGACATCGGGCTGATGGTGCGCGCTATCGAGGACATCTTTGCGCACATCGAGTCcgtggaggaggagggggCTTGCAAGGTCTCCATCTCGTATCTAGAGATCTACAACGAGCTCATCCGCGATCTGCTCAATCCGGGAGGACCGCTGGAGCTGCGCGAAGATAATCGCGGACAGCGGATCACGGTGGCCGGTCTATCGGAGATCACCACGTCCAGTCGCAAGGAGGTGGTGGGCCTTCTGATGAAGGGTAACAAGGCCCGGACCATGGAGCCAACGGCCGCCAACCAGACTTCCTCCCGCAGCCACGCCCTGCTCAGTATCACGGTTCAGACGCGCACTCCGCTGGGCACCAAGCAGGGGCGTCTCTTCCTCACCGATCTGGCTGGCTCAGAGCGGGCCAAGAAGACCAAGAACCGGGGCAAGCGACTCCAGGAGGGGGCCCACATCAACCGCAGCCTCCTGGCGCTGGGGAACTGCATCAACGCCCTGTCCGGCGGGGCCCGCTACGTCAACTATCGCGACTCCAAGCTGACACGCCTGCTCAAGGAGGCCCTGAGCGGCCGCTGCAAGACAGTCATGATCGCCCACGTGGCGCCCGAGAGCAAGCACCGCGACGAGACGAAGAACACCCTCGTGTATGCGGATCGCGCCAACAGCATTACCACCAAACTGCAGAACTCTGTGTACATTGACGAGTTCAAGGACTTCCCCACCAAGCACTACCAGAGCCTGGTCTCAGAGCTCCGCGACGAAGTCTCCCGCCTGCGCACCAAAATGCTCACCGATAGGCCACGCAGCGGAAAAGCAGCGGCTGCAATGGCAACAACAACGGCAACGGCGATGGCGACGACAGCCAGCATCCAGCAACCGCCAGTCGAGGTCGAGGTCGAGGAGCCGGACGATCAAAGGAAGACGGAGCTGCGGTACTTGCGGGAGCAGATTGTGCTTACCTTTAAGCAGCAAATGAAGCTACGCCGCAAGCTCCTAGAGGCCGAGAGTCACCTCCTGGGCCTAGAGCTGGATGCCGAACGCCAGCACATGATCATCTCCCACTGGCAGGGACGCATTGGCAAGCTCTACGATGCAATGGGCGAGGATG ATGTCGAATCCGAGGGTTCGGTGGCCCTGAAGAATGCCTGGGGCGAGCTGGCGGCAATTGAGAAGGAGAACAGACGCTACAAGGAGATACGAGAGCGCACCGAGCAGGAACTGGAGCAGTGTCGCCAAAAGGGCGTCAAGCTGGAGGAC GAGCTGCCGGAACGCATCAGCAGCGACGAGGAGCGGGAGCTGCTGGCCCTGCTCTGTCGCGTCCACGAGCTGGAGGCGGACAAAGTGTCCCTGCAGGCGGAGAGACTGGCCCGCCAGGCGGAGCTGCGACGACGTGACCTTCAGTTGCTCCGGGCCGAGAGGCAGCGGCGCCTGTGCGAGGACATCATCAGTTCACAGAGGCGGCTCATCGAGGAGGGAAACGTGGATCTGCCGGACGAGCTGCGAGAGCTCTACGGCCTCTATCAGCAGGAAATCCATGCGGGCGTCGTCACGCCTAGCACCAGCAGCTACGAGAAGAAGCTGCCGCCCATCTACACAGCGGG ATCCGATTCTCCAGGCTCCAGCTCTAGCTCGGAGTGGTCTCCTGCCTCTCCTTTGCCGCCCATTGAGATTCAAGCTGATCCTGTCGATCGCGTTATGGGCCCACCTGTTAATCCACGTCTGCCGCGACTCGCCACTGGAACTGCAGGCGGCCCTCGACGTTCATCTCTGAGAATGGCCAGGAATACACATACGCGGCCGCATCCGTAG